A region from the Papaver somniferum cultivar HN1 unplaced genomic scaffold, ASM357369v1 unplaced-scaffold_125, whole genome shotgun sequence genome encodes:
- the LOC113331572 gene encoding uncharacterized protein LOC113331572 encodes MLAFTSNGVGFSGNIDKKGKRPWTYILQGQSYHKIGSLVPPENKEPGYNQLYVCDTELAQEANRRKNVFFRKEHENESQSNGVAKNKKHTQKKNENELDLEVITNLISMLDANNAYAKTFRERMQRQPAVELHLRIISRRERDARQYTLPTCSEVAALIVQNPTDDDVYRDIIVEHRNNGYTRINEIHPCYMPMQFPLLFPYGEDGYTMETAYKNVKIGKDGVLMKRQQLTMREYYAFRLQHRLGEGQTLIRGGRLFQQYCVDAFACIEECRLKWVRKNQEHIRAELHSGLRDALLKGDTTRKKGKKIVLPSSYTGGPRYMMQHYQDAIAICRKIGVPDLFITFTCNPKWKEISESLTHIPGQRPEDRPDIVARVFKIKLKHLMEVLRKGKHFGKVGGAIYTIEFQNRGLPHAHILLFLDKKDKPETPSDINRIVTSEIPDKENDPDGYNAVDNYMLHGPCRLLKDGSPCMKNGVCSKQYPKDFSHETNIDKYDYPVYRRRDKGRIANKNDIDLDNTWVVPHNRDLIVMFDAHINVEVCNSRGALVKYLFKYINKGKDRVSAIIEKDPNLNKDTGEEDVLIDEIKNYLDCRYISGAEACWRIFDFDIQFRNPSVERLPYHLEGEHQLDYKSDEGYVEGGVLSAPPTINPSAVDNDYSMVFVLLSYVNRDPYDNYKDKHTIIFRLPGNKAMENSLVLVINQLINNFLEMIKFFKVVFRDTDDVEDVLDNPSSNVTEFIEWFEANKKYPEARELTYADFPTEFVWDKQCKEWRPRKRGNTVGRLYNAHPSSGERYFLY; translated from the exons ATGCTTGCTTTTACCTCAAACGGAGTCGGATTTAGTGGCAACATCGATAAGAAAGGTAAGAGACCATGGACATATATACTTCAAGGTCAAAGCTATCACAAAATAGGTTCTTTGGTGCCTCCAGAAAACAAAGAACCAGGATACAACCAGCTATACGTATGTGATACAGAATTGGCACAAGAAGCCAACCGTCGGAAGAATGTATTTTTTAGAAAGGAGCATGAAAATGAATCCCAATCGAACGGTGTagccaaaaacaaaaaacatacaCAGAAGAAAAATGAGAATGAGCTGGACTTGGAGGTGATCACCAATTTAATATCTATGTTGGATGCAAATAATGCATATGCAAAGACATTCAG GGAAAGAATGCAACGACAACCTGCTGTTGAATTACACTTGCGAATCATTAGCCGACGAGAAAGAGATGCTAGGCAGTATACTCTACCAACGTGTTCAGAAGTGGCAGCTTTGATAGTCCAAAATCCTACTGATGATGATGTATACAGGGACATTATTGTTGAACATAGGAACAATGGTTATACTAGAATCAATGAAATACATCCATGTTATATGCCAATGCAATTCCCCCTTTTATTCCCCTATGGAGAAGATGGTTATACTATGGAAACTGCATACAAGAATGTGAAAATAGGTAAAGATGGTGTGTTGATGAAACGACAACAGCTCACCATGAGGGAATATTATGCATTTAGGCTACAACATCGGCTTGGTGAGGGGCAAACTTTAATTCGCGGTGGTCGTTTGTTTCAGCAATATTGTGTGGATGCTTTTGCATGTATTGAAGAATGTCGACTTAAGTGGGTAAGAAAGAACCAAGAACATATAAGGGCTGAGTTACACAGTGGGTTAAGAGATGCACTATTAAAGGGAGATACAACgagaaaaaaagggaaaaaaattgtGTTACCCTCATCTTACACAGGAGGCCCAAGATATATGATGCAACACTATCAAGACGCTATTGCAATCTGTAGGAAAATTGGTGTTCCAGATCTCTTTATAACTTTCACCTGCAATCCCAAATGGAAGGAAATTTCAGAATCTCTAACTCACATACCAGGTCAGCGACCAGAAGATAGACCCGATATCGTTGCTAGGGTATTCAAGATAAAATTAAAGCATTTGATGGAAGTTCTCCGAAAAGGAAAACATTTTGGGAAAGTCGGAGGAg CAATCTACACTATAGAATTTCAAAATAGAGGCTTACCACATGCCCACATTTTATTGTTTCTAGATAAGAAGGATAAACCAGAGACACCATCCGATATTAATAGAATTGTCACATCAGAGATACCTGACAAGGAGAATGATCCTGATGGATATAACGCTGTTGACAACTACATGCTGCATGGACCCTGTAGACTATTAAAAGATGGTTCACCATGCATGAAAAACGGTGTGTGCTCAAAACAATATCCAAAAGATTTCAGCCATGAaactaatattgacaaatatgATTATCCAGTTTACAGGAGACGCGATAAGGGCAGAATCGCCAATAAAAATGATATTGATCTGGATAATACGTGGGTTGTTCCTCATAACAGGGATTTGATTGTTATGTTTGATGCGCACATCAATGTTGAGGTATGTAATTCAAGAGGGGCATTGGTTAAATACTTATTCAAATACATCAACAAGGGTAAAGATCGAGTGTCTGCTATAATCGAAAAAGATCCAAACTTGAATAAAGATACAGGGGAAGAGGATGTATTAATTGATGAAATAAAAAATTACTTGGATTGTAGGTATATATCTGGGGCAGAAGCATGTTGGAGGATTTTTGATTTCGACATTCAGTTCCGTAATCCATCAGTGGAGAGGTTACCATACCATTTGGAGGGTGAACACCAG CTAGATTACAAATCTGATGAGGGCTATGTGGAAGGTGGTGTGTTATCCGCACCTCCAACCATTAATCCATCTGCTGTCGATAATGATTATTCCATGGTGTTCGTCCTCCTTTCTTATGTTAATAGAGATCCATATGATAACTACAAAGATAAGCACACCATCATTTTTCGCCTCCCTGGAAACAAAGCAATGGAGAA CTCTTTGGTTTTAGTTATTAACCAACTAATTAACAATTTCTTAGAGATGATAAAGTTTTTCAAA GTAGTATTTCGTGATACAGACGATGTAGAAGATGTATTGGATAATCCAAGCTCCAATGTCACGGAATTTATAGAATGGTTTGAAGCAAACAAGAAGTATCCAGAAGCAAGGGAGTTGACTTATGCAGATTTTCCAACTGAATTTGTATGGGACAAACAATGCAAAGAGTGGCGACCAAGAAAAAGAGGGAATACAGTTGGTAGACTATACAATGCTCACCCGAGTTCAGGAGAAAGATATTTTCTATATTGA
- the LOC113331631 gene encoding uncharacterized protein LOC113331631, with product MFVIMLIFCEVTYPKKLWEKNWSSLAEGIQHRERKRMSNLHLELTETQIKNLTLVDIEELMKRNGRTLAEFPSMPIPEKEKEYAYKNKLIDEELDYDKEKLRTQHISLKKGLNSVQREIFDAVSKSIEEGNGGLFFVYGSGGTGKTYLWNTIITGLRAKSKIVLAVASSGIASLLLPGGRTAHSRFKIPITLEDNSTCDVSHGTQLAGLICKAEIIIWDEAPMIHRHAFEALERTVRDLMNPSKDKTKEKLFGGKTLLLGGDFRQILPVIRGGSRENIVDSSISRSKLWKHFHVFQLSENMRLLKGNCTSAEKQTISKFGKWILDLGDGKLPEKAVEGEDEDPTWINIPDDLLIKADENPIETIVDVVYSELIVRFKDKNYLRERCILAPKNETVDHINDYVVFMLPGEEHIFLSSDSISPQSYNFENAELLYNQEYLNSQKLSGVPNHVIRLKLHVPIMLTRNINPSAGLCNGIRLIVTKICARTIQTLIITGSGAGRSACIPRIVIQPTETHLPFILRRV from the coding sequence ATGTTTGTTATAATGTTGATTTTTTGTGAAGTAACCTATCCAAAAAAATTATGGGAAAAAAATTGGAGTTCGTTGGCCGAAGGAATTCAGCACCGGGAGAGAAAAAGAATGAGCAACTTACATTTGGAACTTACTGAAACCCAGATAAAAAACCTTACCTTGGTTGACATCGAAGAATTAATGAAGAGAAATGGTAGAACTCTTGCTGAGTTCCCATCCATGCCCATCCCAGAGAAGGAGAAAGAATATGcttataaaaataaattaatagatGAAGAGCTCGATTACGATAAGGAGAAACTCAGGACTCAGCATATTAGCCTAAAGAAAGGTCTTAACTCGGTACAAAGGGAAATATTTGATGCTGTTAGCAAGTCTATTGAAGAAGGTAACGGTGGTTTATTCTTTGTTTACGGGAGCGGTGGCACTGGAAAAACTTATCTTTGGAACACTATAATAACCGGTCTGCGTGCAAAATCCAAGATTGTTTTGGCAGTTGCATCGTCTGGTATAGCATCATTGTTGCTTCCCGGAGGAAGGACTGCACATTCTCGGTTCAAAATACCAATAACTTTGGAAGATAATTCAACGTGCGATGTTAGTCATGGAACTCAGTTGGCAGGGTTGATATGTAAAGCTGAAATAATAATTTGGGATGAAGCACCGATGATTCATAGACATGCTTTTGAAGCTCTAGAGCGAACTGTAAGAGATCTAATGAACCCAAGCAAGGACAAGACAAAGGAAAAATTGTTTGGAGGAAAAACTCTGCTGCTTGGAGGTGATTTTAGACAGATATTACCAGTTATCCGAGGTGGGAGTCGAGAAAATATTGTTGATTCTTCTATTAGTAGGTCAAAATTATGGAAGCACTTCCATGTATTTCAGTTGTCGGAGAACATGAGATTATTGAAAGGAAATTGTACTTCTGCTGAGAAACAAACGATATCTAAATTCGGCAAGTGGATTTTGGATCTTGGGGATGGAAAACTACCAGAAAAAGCAGTAGAGGGTGAGGACGAAGATCCAACTTGGATTAACATACCCGATGACCTATTGATCAAGGCTGACGAAAATCCCATCGAAACTATAGTCGATGTCGTTTATTCAGAATTGATTGTTAGATTTAAGGATAAGAATTACCTAAGGGAGAGATGCATCTTAGCACCAAAGAATGAAACTGTAGACCATATAAATGATTATGTGGTGTTTATGCTTCCAGGTGAAGAACACATTTTTCTAAGTTCGGATTCAATAAGTCCCCAGTCCTATAATTTTGAGAATGCAGAGCTGTTATACAATCAAGAATATCTAAATTCTCAAAAACTATCAGGAGTACCTAATCATGTGATTCGGTTAAAGCTTCATGTGCCAATAATGCTTACAAGAAATATAAATCCAAGTGCTGGGCTTTGTAACGGTATAAGACTCATTGTTACCAAAATATGCGCAAGAACAATTCAGACTCTGATTATAACGGGAAGTGGTGCTGGTAGGAGTGCTTGCATTCCAAGAATAGTGATACAACCAACGGAAACACACCTGCCTTTTATATTGAGAAGAGTGTAG